A genomic region of Thunnus albacares chromosome 4, fThuAlb1.1, whole genome shotgun sequence contains the following coding sequences:
- the LOC122981234 gene encoding transcription factor HES-5-like produces the protein MAPTITAAMTNSQDHLTLTHKLRKPLVEKLRRERINSSIEQLKSLLGPEFLKQQPDSKLEKADILEMTVCFLRRLQQQRQAVESAAVDQGYSRCVHEVARFLSKEEVKTQSQRRLLNHFNKLQSSSDKNLRESDFSPLSSTVQTSITTEKSPVNNILWRPW, from the exons ATGGCACCTACAATCACTGCAGCAATGACCAACTCTCAGGACCATCTGACTCTGACCCACAAG CTCAGAAAGCCTCTGGTGGAGAAGTTACGCAGAGAGCGAATCAACAGCAGCATTGAGCAGCTCAAGTCTCTCCTGGGTCCAGAGTTCCTCAAACAGCAGCCAGACTCCAAGCTGGAGAAAGCAGACATCCTGGAGATGACAGTTTGCTTCCTGAGACGACTGCAGCAGCAGCGTCAAGCTGTGGAGTCAGCAGCTGTGGATCAGGGCTACTCCAGGTGTGTCCATGAAGTGGCGCGCTTCCTGTCCAAGGAAGAGGTGAAGACACAGTCCCAGAGAAGATTGCTGAACCACttcaacaagctgcagtctTCCTCTGATAAGAACCTGAGAGAGTCTGACTTCTCTCCTCTGAGCTCCACAGTCCAGACCAGCATCACAACAGAGAAGAGTCCAGTCAACAACATACTGTGGAGGCCTTGGTAG
- the LOC122981150 gene encoding transcription factor HES-5-like: protein MKPAEIRSSLQRPLQHRDPAMAPTITAAMTNSQDHLTLTHKLRKPLVEKLRRERINSSIEQLKSLLGPEFLKQQPDSKLEKADILEMTVCFLRRLQQQHQDVESAAVDQGYSRCIQEVAHFLSTEVKTQSQRRLLNHFNKLQSSSDKNLREVDFSPLSSTVQTSITKEKNPVNSALWRPW from the exons ATGAAGCCAGCAGAGATCAGATCCTCTCTACAGAGAcctctacagcacagagatcCAGCTATGGCACCTACAATCACTGCAGCAATGACCAACTCTCAGGACCATCTGACTCTGACCCACAAG CTCAGAAAGCCTCTGGTGGAGAAGTTACGCAGAGAACGAATCAACAGCAGCATTGAGCAGCTCAAGTCTCTCCTGGGTCCAGAGTTCCTCAAACAGCAGCCAGACTCCAAGCTGGAGAAAGCAGACATCCTGGAGATGACAGTTTGCTTCCTGAGACGACTGCAGCAACAGCATCAAGATGTGGAGTCAGCAGCTGTGGATCAGGGCTACTCCAGGTGTATCCAAGAAGTGGCACACTTCCTGTCCACGGAGGTGAAAACACAGTCCCAGAGAAGACTGCTGAACCACttcaacaagctgcagtctTCCTCTGATAAGAACCTAAGAGAGGTTGACTTCTCTCCTCTGAGCTCCACAGTCCAGACCAGCATCACCAAAGAGAAGAATCCAGTCAACAGCGCCCTCTGGAGGCCGTGGTAG